A single Sphingomonas sp. IW22 DNA region contains:
- a CDS encoding error-prone DNA polymerase, with amino-acid sequence MAEYVELQVATHFSFLRGASSAEELFSTASEMGHTALGITDRNSVAGIVRSLVAAEQVTAQARPIRMIAGCRLDLVDGRVLLVWPRDRAAWSRLTRLLTLGKARANPQRGEKGQCFLHWEDVAAHAPGLIGALVPRMAAFEDEAGMRWMADIFAGDGHVALNWHRRPDDARRLHALADAARRHGLTPLATGDVRYHHPDRRMLHDVVTAIREKTTIDALGTRRARTGDGHLVPPADMARRFADLPEALTATLAIAEACTFSPRELSHQYPDEIVMSGRSPQDALALMARRALAERFAGNPPDAYSTLLEHELRLVERMGYARYFLTVHSIVQFARSQDILCQGRGSAANSVICFVLGITSIDPVRHKLLFERFISEDRAEPPDIDVDFEHERREEVIQWIYETYGHDHAALTAVVSRFRARGAVREVGKALGLPEDLTGALAGQVWGWSAEGVGERHVSALNLDMTDPRLALTLELSRELIGTPRHLSQHPGGFVLTRDRLDDLVPIEPAAMIDRRVVEWEKEDIEELGFMKVDILGLGMLGCMRRAFDLLAEHKDIALSLAAPVLQGDDPATFEMIRRADTLGVFQIESRAQMAMLPRMKPVNFYDIAIQVAIVRPGPIQGDMVHPYLKRREMLRRDPNAVIEYPSEALRDVLEKTLGVPLFQEQAMQVAIKGAGFTASQADRLRRAMATFKFTGGVGEFRDKLIAGMMGNGITLDFAERLVKQIEGFGSYGFPESHAASFAKIAYASSWMKCHHPDIFCAALLNAQPMGFYAPAQIVRDAREHGVEVHPVCINDSRWDTRIVGRGAGQLPLRLGLRVVAGLSNEHGAAIVAARADRPFSGVEDAWRRSGVPLAALERIARADGFHALGLDRRQALWTIRGLGAAPLPLFAAADAREGGVVPELAEPAVALDPLTAGREVVEDYRATQLSLRAHPLSFLRDELTRRRMVRAGDLRRMKDGTRLELAGIVLVRQKPGSAKGVLFVTLEDETGVANIILWPDRFEANRRTVMSAAMLGVRGRMQREGEVIHVIADTLEDLTPMLHTIGDIDMPRLSRPGGGGSPDRGDPEWRPKGRSLYHAAFREGCDPEDAIRQKSRDFH; translated from the coding sequence ATGGCCGAATATGTCGAGCTTCAGGTCGCGACCCATTTCTCCTTCCTGCGCGGCGCGTCGTCGGCGGAGGAGCTGTTTTCGACCGCATCCGAAATGGGCCACACGGCGCTGGGCATTACCGATCGCAATTCGGTGGCGGGCATCGTCCGATCGCTGGTTGCGGCGGAACAGGTAACGGCACAGGCGCGACCGATCCGCATGATTGCCGGGTGCCGCCTCGATCTGGTCGACGGGCGTGTGCTGCTGGTGTGGCCGCGCGACCGGGCGGCGTGGAGCCGGCTGACGCGGCTGTTGACGTTGGGCAAGGCGCGCGCCAATCCGCAGCGCGGCGAAAAGGGGCAGTGTTTCCTGCATTGGGAGGATGTTGCCGCTCATGCCCCCGGCCTGATCGGCGCGCTGGTGCCGCGCATGGCCGCGTTCGAGGATGAGGCGGGCATGCGCTGGATGGCCGACATCTTCGCCGGCGATGGCCATGTCGCGCTCAACTGGCACCGGCGACCCGACGATGCGCGGCGGCTGCACGCACTGGCCGATGCCGCGCGCCGCCACGGCCTGACTCCGCTGGCGACGGGCGATGTGCGCTATCACCACCCCGACCGCCGGATGCTGCACGATGTCGTCACCGCGATACGCGAAAAGACGACCATCGACGCGCTGGGCACGCGCCGGGCGCGCACCGGCGACGGCCATCTGGTGCCGCCCGCCGACATGGCGCGGCGCTTTGCCGACCTGCCGGAAGCCCTCACCGCAACCCTCGCCATTGCGGAGGCCTGCACCTTTTCCCCCCGCGAATTGAGCCATCAATATCCCGACGAAATCGTCATGTCGGGCCGCTCACCCCAGGATGCACTGGCGTTGATGGCCCGGCGCGCGCTGGCCGAGCGGTTCGCCGGCAACCCGCCGGACGCCTATTCCACGCTGCTCGAACATGAGCTGCGGCTGGTCGAGCGCATGGGCTATGCCCGCTATTTCCTGACCGTCCATTCGATCGTCCAGTTCGCGCGCAGCCAGGACATTTTGTGCCAGGGGCGCGGATCGGCGGCCAATTCGGTGATCTGCTTCGTGCTGGGCATCACCTCGATCGACCCGGTCCGCCACAAGCTGTTGTTCGAGCGCTTCATTTCGGAGGACCGGGCAGAGCCGCCCGACATCGACGTCGATTTCGAACATGAACGGCGTGAGGAAGTGATCCAGTGGATCTATGAAACCTATGGCCACGACCATGCCGCGCTGACCGCCGTGGTCAGCCGGTTTCGTGCGCGCGGCGCGGTGCGCGAGGTCGGCAAGGCGCTGGGCCTGCCAGAGGATCTGACCGGCGCGCTGGCGGGACAGGTTTGGGGCTGGTCGGCCGAAGGAGTCGGGGAACGGCATGTGTCCGCGCTCAACCTCGACATGACCGACCCGCGCCTTGCGCTGACGCTGGAATTGTCGCGCGAACTGATCGGCACGCCGCGCCATTTGTCGCAGCATCCCGGCGGCTTCGTGCTGACGCGCGACCGGCTGGACGATCTGGTCCCCATCGAACCCGCCGCCATGATCGACCGCCGCGTCGTCGAATGGGAAAAGGAGGATATCGAGGAACTGGGCTTCATGAAGGTCGATATTCTGGGGTTGGGGATGCTGGGCTGCATGCGTCGCGCCTTCGACCTGCTGGCCGAGCATAAGGATATTGCCCTGTCGCTCGCCGCCCCGGTCCTGCAGGGCGACGACCCTGCCACGTTCGAGATGATCCGCCGCGCCGACACGCTGGGCGTGTTCCAGATCGAAAGCCGCGCGCAGATGGCGATGCTGCCGCGCATGAAGCCGGTCAATTTCTATGACATCGCCATTCAGGTCGCGATCGTGCGCCCCGGTCCCATTCAAGGCGACATGGTCCACCCCTATCTGAAGCGCCGCGAAATGCTGCGCCGCGACCCGAACGCCGTCATCGAATACCCCAGCGAGGCGCTGCGCGACGTGCTGGAAAAGACGCTGGGCGTGCCGCTGTTCCAGGAACAGGCGATGCAGGTGGCGATCAAGGGCGCGGGCTTTACCGCCAGCCAGGCCGACCGCCTGCGCCGCGCCATGGCGACGTTCAAGTTCACCGGCGGCGTGGGCGAGTTTCGCGACAAGCTGATCGCCGGCATGATGGGCAACGGCATCACGCTGGATTTTGCCGAGCGGCTGGTGAAGCAGATCGAGGGGTTCGGCAGCTATGGCTTTCCCGAAAGCCATGCGGCGTCCTTTGCCAAGATCGCCTATGCCTCTTCATGGATGAAATGCCATCATCCCGACATCTTCTGTGCCGCGCTGCTGAACGCGCAGCCGATGGGTTTCTATGCCCCGGCCCAAATCGTGCGCGACGCGCGCGAACATGGGGTGGAGGTGCACCCCGTGTGCATCAACGACAGCCGCTGGGACACGCGGATCGTGGGGAGGGGCGCGGGGCAGTTGCCGCTTCGGCTGGGTCTGCGCGTGGTGGCCGGGCTGTCGAACGAACATGGCGCGGCGATCGTCGCGGCGCGGGCGGACCGGCCCTTTTCGGGCGTGGAGGATGCGTGGCGACGGTCGGGCGTACCGCTGGCCGCGCTGGAGCGGATCGCGCGGGCCGACGGGTTCCACGCGCTCGGCCTCGACCGGCGGCAGGCGCTGTGGACGATTCGCGGCCTGGGTGCGGCGCCGCTGCCGCTGTTCGCCGCCGCCGATGCGCGCGAAGGCGGCGTGGTGCCCGAACTGGCCGAACCGGCGGTCGCGCTCGATCCACTGACGGCGGGGCGCGAAGTGGTGGAGGATTACCGCGCGACGCAATTGTCGCTGCGCGCGCACCCGCTGTCCTTCCTGCGCGACGAACTGACGCGGCGGCGGATGGTGCGTGCGGGCGACCTTCGTCGCATGAAGGACGGCACCCGGCTGGAGCTGGCGGGCATCGTGCTGGTCCGGCAAAAGCCCGGCAGCGCTAAGGGCGTATTGTTCGTCACGCTGGAGGATGAAACCGGCGTCGCCAATATCATCCTGTGGCCCGACCGGTTCGAGGCCAATCGCCGCACCGTCATGTCGGCGGCGATGCTGGGCGTGCGCGGGCGGATGCAGCGCGAGGGGGAGGTCATCCACGTCATCGCCGACACGCTTGAGGATCTGACGCCGATGCTGCACACCATCGGCGACATCGACATGCCGCGCCTGTCGCGCCCTGGCGGCGGCGGCTCACCCGATCGCGGGGACCCCGAATGGCGTCCAAAGGGGCGCAGCCTGTACCACGCCGCCTTTCGCGAAGGTTGCGATCCAGAGGATGCGATCCGCCAGAAATCGCGCGATTTCCATTGA